Proteins from a single region of Urocitellus parryii isolate mUroPar1 chromosome 4, mUroPar1.hap1, whole genome shotgun sequence:
- the LOC113178306 gene encoding olfactory receptor 8H1-like: MSRWNNTNVPEFILMGLTDSEEILVVLFMLFLLIYLITVLGNVGMILLICLDHQLHTPMYFFLTQLSFLDLSYSTVITPKTLENLLTSTKNISFMGCFAQMYFFVFLGAAECFLLSSMAYDRYVAICRPLHYPVIMSTRLCCALLFGSYLIGFMDSSVNLLCMSRLNFCDSNVIHHFFCDTSPVLSLSCTDIYDTQIMIFIFAGCTLMVSLITISVSYVSILYTILKINSTSGKQKAFSTCASHLLGVTIFYGTMIFTYLKPNKSYSLGKDQVASVFYTIVIPMLNPLIYSLRNKEVKNALIRVIQKREGSRQLK; this comes from the coding sequence ATGAGCAGATGGAATAACACAAATGTGCCTGAATTCATCCTCATGGGACTGACAGATTCTGAAGAGATCCTTGTAGTCCTCTTCATGCTATTTCTCCTGATATACCTGATTACTGTGCTGGGGAATGTAGGCATGATATTGCTCATTTGCCTGGATCACCAGCTTCACACCCCCATGTATTTTTTCCTCACTCAGTTGTCATTCCTTGACCTCAGTTACTCCACTGTCATCACACCTAAAACCTTAGAGAACTTACTGACCTCCACCAAAAATATCTCATTCATGGGCTGCTTTGCTCAGATGTACTTCTTTGTCTTCTTGGGTGCTGCTGAGTGTTTCCTTCTCTCCTCAATGGCCTATGATCGCTATGTAGCTATCTGCCGTCCTCTACACTACCCAGTCATTATGTCCACAAGACTCTGCTGTGCCCTGCTTTTTGGATCCTATTTGATTGGCTTTATGGATTCCTCTGTCAATTTGCTTTGCATGAGCAGATTGAATTTCTGTGACTCCAATGTAATCCATCACTTTTTCTGTGACACATCCCCAGTTTTATCCCTGTCCTGCACGGATATATATGATACTCAAATCATGATCTTTATTTTTGCCGGTTGCACATTAATGGTGTCCCTTATTACAATATCTGTGTCCTATGTGTCCATTCTCtatactattttgaaaattaattccaCTTCAGGAAAGCAGAAAGCCTTCTCTACCTGTGCCTCCCATCTCCTGGGAGTCACCATCTTTTATGGTACtatgatttttacttatttaaaaccaaataagTCCTATTCCTTGGGAAAGGATCAAGTGGCTTCTGTTTTTTATACTATTGTGATTCCCATGCTGAATCCACTAATCTATAGTCTTAGaaacaaagaagtgaaaaatgcTCTCATTAGAGTCATTCAGAAGAGAGAGGGCTCCAGGCAATTAAAGTGA